ATAGCACCATGTCTGAATAGTATTCTAttctaaaagaaaagaaaagaaaagaaaagaaaagaaaagaaaagaaaagaaaagaaaagaaaagaaaagaaaagaaaagaaaagaaaagaaaagaaatactttattcatcccaagctggaaaATGTCACCAGGATGTCCAAATAACTCCCTCAGCAACTGCAGTTAAAAGCCATCAAgtcaacatttttaacatatACACATGTGATCAGCTGAGTTTGAAGTGTTTGGAATGACACTTAAGTAAGAGGTGAAACTGTGGACTATTCAGAGGTAAATATGATGCCTGTAATGTAAATCTAAGTGTTGTGgtattttcttgttttattttctcatgtCATGTATCTTGTTATACTGTATATCTCGGTAGACATAGTATTTTACCTTTCTTGACCACATGCACCTGGGAGATGTGACTACTGTCATGAGTAAGCAAAGGTAGGTGGGTCATCTGCATCTTTGGTGAGGACAGTAGAGCTGGGGTACCCACAGGAGAGTAGTTGAAGATGGCAGAGCCGTAGCTCTGTCTGCGACCTTCTCGTCGGTTACTATCTATAGCTGCCTGAAGCTCAGTAGGGGAACTTAGTCCCTTCTTTTCACATTCGTATGGGTAGAGGTACTTCATATATCTGCAAGAAAGAAGAATTTTCTAATGTCTCAATCATAATGTGTACTTTTTTGGGATGGCAAGACTGAGAAGTCTGACCAAAAACCAAATAATAACCGATCTCACACTCTAAGAATGAGGCATGTCACTGGATGAACCAGTCACAGTGTACCATTTACAATAAGATTTCCTATTCATGAGAATGTGTATCCAGTACCAAATATGTTGACATGTCAAACTCATAACTGCTGTTGCTGTCAGGTGAGGTCAGGCTGGTGTAGGCATATGTAATCACATAAGCATTTTACAgacattgattaaaaaaaaataatgtacacattttgagCTAAAATGGAGTTCTTACTGTGTAAATGACAGTTCTTAACTTCTACAGCCCAGTGTCTCAGTCATGTGGGGTTTGCTTACTGTCATGTGGGGTTATTATCTGTGCTTACTGCTTATACTCACTGTGTTCGGAGAGTGAAAGCTGCACTAGTAATAGAGGTAGGAAGGTTAAGGCCTTTGGTGATCTCACGCCATATTTTCTTATTGATGACTTCCACTAAGCCTCCTTTTTCTGTGACAAGTTTGTAAAGCATATAGAGATCCAACACCTGCTTGGCCATGATAGGAATCCGATTCACTGGTGTCCCTGtagaaagcaaacacaatatccACAATCAATTCTGTTAACTTTGGCTCCTCCCTTTTAATAGGTTTGTGCACTTTCTTATAAAGCCAATTTATCTTGAGCCAATCAAATATCTGACAACTAtgtcaaagcagaaaaaaaactgcaaaaatatAAAGTGGCAAAAGTTCGTATATATTGGTGATGTCTGGGTGTGTAATCAAATTTTCTGAATCAGTAGAGCTGGAACAATGTTTTAAGATATGGGTCACTGTGGAGCTCACACACTTCTATAGCTTTGTCATAAAGTGACATTAATTTTCATTAATGTACAAACTACCAAAAGGGTAGTCCATTTTCCTGTTCAAATAGTAACAGTGTATTTAAAAGCAAATTTTTCCCCATAAGTTTTCCCATAAATTACACTTTTGTCTAAGTCACACTTTTTCCTTTCCAAAGAGCAATGCAGGGGTATTGAAGCTTCTTATTGCTGGCATTGTCTTGTGTGGAGAGGGAAACATCAGTCTTTTGTTTAATAGTGACTCATTTGTTCACATGCCATCACTGCAGAATGAAGCTGTAATTACTGGCCTTAATTGATGTGGCTTTTCCACCTCAGACGATACTTTAGAGCCTTCATccccctctgctgttgtttgcGCTATATCTCTGCAGCTATTGATCACTATTATGGTAAATCCAATGGGCACAATGGAACTCTGTCAGCAAAATGCAGGTTAATTATCTTAGGGTCAACCACTTTGGAATCTTCACAAAGAGCTGGTCATTCTCACTTTATTGCCCAACATTAAATTGCAAATAGAAATTATTAGTTAAGCACTTTATTTTACTAATAAGGGGGCAGGTTTGCAGTCATGATGACTCCTATTTTCTACAGATTGTAAGTTTTAAACAAGTCAAGACTAATTCAtctgattttgttgttgttcttaaAATGTGTGCCTTAGTGGGACAATCTTTCATAGGCTATACTGCAAGTAAAATTATGTAAACCTTTATCAATGCAAACAGCTGACAAAAATCAAGACCATCGATCAGGACCACAAAGTTTCACAGACAGTGGTAATCAGCTGAGCTGTGTCTCAGTTGTTAAGACTGCATAAAGTTCTTTCCTAATATATGACTCAAAATCTTTATTAGTGTTGCAATATTGCAATGTTGCAATGTTGCAACACTaatagtgaccgaaagaatgagatcacgAAAACAAGTGgccaaaatgagtttccttcaaaatcccttagagatagggtgaggagaggagctcggagtagagctgctgctcctccacatcgagaggagtcaactgaggtggctcgggcaactgtttcggatgcctcctggatgcctccctggtgaggtgttGTGGGCATGTCCCACCGGGAAGATGCCctggggaagacccaggatgcggtggagagactatttCTCTTGGCTGGCCTCGGAACATCTCAGGGTCcccctggaggagctggaggtagTGTGAGAGGGAAGTaggggtgtccctgcttagactgctgcccctgcgaccCGGCAGTGGGAAATAAGCGGTTGGAAAATAGATGGATGCATGGCTGCATTTTACATTCTTCCAAACAGACAACAGTGTTTTGAGAACCTCTAAAAAGCTGTTCCTTCTGATGCTCCACTGTGTTAAAAATGAGCATTCCTTAAGAAAGAGACCACCATGTAACTGGCAATAAGATTTACATCGGTGAGCTCTGAAATTTGAGACTGGAAAGACCAATCTGCTAAGAAGGTATTTAGCCATCCAGACAGCTAGCTGTCATTGATTTGTGATGTTTCATTACCTCAGAATACACTAACAAGGACTCCAGAATTATGACTCCTCACAGCCTGGCATACCAGGAGATTATGACCGACCAGACCAATCATAAAACTTTCTGGTGCATTCCTAGGGACACTTCACACTCTAATGTCTCTTTGTTTTATACTAttgaatgtatgtatgtaatattGTTGTATTGCTCTTTTCACAGATTTTACAGAAAATGCTAACAAACAGCTTCTTTGCAGCATTAAACATAGCTGAGATTAAATTGTAAATGCTAGATTTCTGTTAGAactcatcatctgatcacaatGCCATTTCTTATGTAAGAATGTGTCATTCATTTTAACCTCTTACAATTATTAGCAGATAATTGTgttatattaaaatgtaaatgtattaaaatgttgtgtttgtcattattattatatttcatactTAATTTgccttttcatattttaaaacTGTATTATTTGCAATAACAAACATCCTACACCTTACAATCATTTTAATTATTGATTAGATGTAAGCTGTAGTATTTTAGCAACTTCATTTAACATGTTAGTTTGGAGAGTCTTTGTCTGCTTTTTCATGGCAGAATTGCTTTTTTTGCTCTGCCATGTGATCGTTGCTCAGCAccactgcttttttttacactagGGACTAGCTGATTGCGCTGAAACTGGGAGGCACTCTGTGAGCTGCATAGTGAGAACATTGATGGACTTAGAGAGTGCACCACAGACTACCATTAATTTCCGTGCAAGAACTGTTCATTGTTTCCCAAACAACAAGCTGTGGGTAACAAAAGATATATAAGAGACTGAATAGTgagataaaacaaacaacaaacaaatatgaAGCAGAATTTGTTATTTGTTATGATTTGTTTGACCGATTATACACAGATTTGTCTGATTATACACAGATATATTGAAAGCACTTATGTGAATTAATGTTTTTGGAAAGGGGGACTCGATGTAATGTTAAAAAATGAGGTGGGATTAAATAAGTATTTCACTTCCTCTCACTCCTATCGGACAATCAATACATTCCCTGTAATGTATTTTTGTTACTTTGAGGACTGCTGATTTCTTGTTTGTGTTCTGATAtatccaaataaataaaaaaaataaaaagccatCCTGAAGAAGAAGCAAGCCTTCAGAGATGgcaacagggaggagctgagtgCTATTCAGAGAGACCAGAAGGTGAAGATCACAGAGGCTAAAGGGatctacaggaggaagctggattGGAAAATATTAAAcccattctttaaaaaaaagtgatacttctctctctctgccagtcTGTTCTTTTGATAATGCCTTTTAATACCTTTTATGCCAGTTCCTAACATTTGCAAGTGGTCTGATAAAAATCTTTCTTCTGCATTGTAGTCATTAACAATCTAAATTGATCCATATAAGTTTGGTTATAGGGCAAAGTGATCAACAGAAGACAACATCAACACAGCCCTCCACACCTCTACCTGGCTCCCTGCAGGGCTGCATGCTGAGCCTACCCCTCTAGTCCCTATGCACTCCCATCCACTGCTCCAACCACCATCATCAAATCTGATGATGACACCACTGTGGTCTGCATACAGGGATCAAGTAAATGTGCACTGTCCAAGCACTGAATAGACAACAACCTGTCCCTTAACACCAAGATAACCAAGGAAATGGTGCTGGACTTAAGAAAAAACAGGACCGACCCTGGATGGGATGAAGGGATGAGTTTGAGCAGGCCTTCCACCTTCAAACTCCCGGGAAATACCATCTGTCAAACCTGCCCCTGGGCAGAAAACACCAAGCCAATAGTGGAAAAAGTCCCAGCAGAATCTACACTTTTTAAGACTGctccacaacaacaacctgtGGCAAAATCTGCTGGTGACTTTGAGTGTATGCTGACATACTGTATGCTGGCTGATCTGCAAGAAGGTACTTcagagaatattaataattgcTGATAAATCCTCAATTTATAATATTGTGTTATAGCttgtattttaaaacattatttatatttttaatataaaaaatgacaatatatatattgtcagtATGCTTGTGTGGTTGTGGATTTTGGTGTCTGAATGTGTTATCTTCTATGCTTTTATCTTTGTATTGTTCAGATGTAgcacatttaattttattttactgatgtacaatgacaataatcattcattcattcagtcctTAAATAATAAATTGATGTTAAAAATTGTATGTCTTTGCAAACagaaattatataaataaataaaaaatggcaTTGTTAGAGGGGGataataattttgtctccaactgtatgttgtttttttttggaatgtTTTAAACTTGTATGACATTACATATAGACTGAGATCTGAAGAACTTGGAGCCCAGATCTTCTTCACTTATGTTAGCTCATCTTTTACATAACAGTTGATGGAAAGGCTGAGGCTGCTGGAAATGGACATGCAGTGCCTACTAATTCCTCAACACCCTGACCCAgtagcagcagacaaacatcAAGAACCACTAGAATAAGCCCTTTTttgttctgcctgtctgcccaCAACTGCACTGCCTGATTCAGCACAAACTACATCATTAGGTATGCTGACGAGACAACAGTGGTGGGACTCATCTGTGACAGTGACAAATGCacataaacagtttttttacagtgagACAAAGATACAAAACAAATCAGCACTAGACATTCTCAGGTCTTGCCCTCTCAAAGTCTTTGGCTTTGTCTTTATTCtacaaattaaaatgtatatCTGTACTGATCTGTAAAACATTACATTGTTGAAGACATAGTAGTCGACCAAAGATTGAGGTAATAAATAAAAGTCTCAACCTTTGTGTGATGGAATCTGAGGAGACACAGTGAGCCTCTTAAAGCAAGATTAATTAGCTTTCAATACTGAGGGTGATATATTTGCCTCTCAGATTCCCTGAAAGAGATATAAGGAATAAAGGAGTGAGAATAGTGGTCTTTTGTTAGACAAACGATCTCATCTGGCCATGTGTCATTATGGCACTAAGCAACAGTGGATAGGATACAAGAAACCCTCTTTGCAAAGTCCTCAAATAATCCCTCAGCTACTGAAAGTAGAGAAGTTTGTAACTGGAACAATGTGAAATTTCAGGACCTCTGGTAGTGCAGTACTCGTCTTAAAGCTTGGCTTCATTGCTAGAGTGTTCACTTTGTACCTCTAAGCCAATGAGCTAATGGCATACAAATGTATCTTCTTTATGGCCATGGCTTGCTAGTTACCAATACTAATGTCAACAGTTGCCTAAGTAACTTGAGATTTGATTGTAAAATGAAACCATATAAAAAACCTAAACACACTCAGCATTGACTTAAACTGACAAACCTGCTTTTTGGAAAATGCACCCAGGAGTCTTTCATGTGTAAATCAAGTGAAACAAATATTACAATTAAACTAGGATGTTTCTCAGTGTCGTCCACTACTGCTTACAGCTGAATAGCATATACATACTTCTTCACAGTCATACACagtaattttatgtatttaatttaGATTTAAGCAGCTGTTGGTTCTGACAATAGCCACTTTAATTCAGACTGTATTCTGCCTGTAAAGTGGCACTGAAGACCTCCCCCCACACCTTTGATCATGCTTCACGCTGACGTGCTTGTGTTGCACAGTCGATCTACCTAGATTCCTTTTACAGATATTGTAGTAAAACTTTATCCTGCCATTACTCTTCTTTTGCTGGTTCGCACAGACTTAAAGTTAAGCTAGTTAGATATTAAATGATGTTAAATTAACATTCATTTTTATCAGGTTTTCAACCAGACATATCATCAATTGTATAATGGTCATATTGTAAtactaaaaacaacacatacaaATCAATGAACCTGGGTTAGTTTAACAGTTACAATAACAATAGTTAATGTATTGTATGCAATGAAGTGTTTGGCTGACATTTCTCTGTCAGGGCAGAATGACTGTGATGTTGTCAAGAAACATTGATTGGAATATTTGGAGCAGTGCCTGATCACAGCTGTGAGGTGAGCAGTAAAGATAGGCTACTGCTGATCTGCTTCAGACTGACAATGTCTTCCTACACTAAGTCCAAAATCAATCTCAAATTGAATGCACTAACAACAATCCATACTGTCTCTAAACCCAAGTGACCCAACTACATCATTACTTCAACCAGTTTTTTTTATGAAGCTGTGACAGCATAAATaacagcagaaagaaacatgGCAACATTTCATAGTAATTGTACAAAATGAAGCATTGCTTAGTCATTAGTACATAGTTAATTTATAATTTCTAACACATTGTTCCTACAACTATAGACATTAGTAAGGACTGAAGGATTTATTATTTACCATTATTATTATGGCCTGAACACTAGCCCTATTGCAACTGCAGAATTATTATTAGGATTGGAGCACCTGCAGTGCCAAGGCCCTATTGTAACTGATGGAATTATTATTAGAACCCGAGTACCAACAGTTGTGCAAAGGctttataataatttattgtattgCAACTTgcaggaagcaggaaaacaGAACACCAGATCACTGAACCACAACAGTTTGCCCAAATATATAATTGCATTGAATATCTGTTTACTAGGGGTGGAAcgtttcaggaaaaaaaatctgaaccgttcggtacacgtgttttgGTTCGGGgcgagtgttctgttcggttctggacatgcatcaagtaatgcagggaggcatttttaccacagcatggagatgagtgttgccaacttggggtctctcactacatttggcggctttccaaacctttcaaaactttttttttttttttttcccatggtttttttattgaaattttTGAGAAGTACAAAACAGAACCCTTTCACAATTATCACACAGTCAAACATAGGATTTCAATAAGTGATTCTTACATTCTCACACCTTACCCATCCCATCCCATCCCACCCGGCCCCAAGCTGTGTTAACTAacaaagatttatttttcacaaaacaaaaaaaaaacacaaaaaaacaaaaaaaaacaaaaaacaaaaaaaaataaaataaaaaaaaatatatatatatatatatatataaaaaaaaaaagaaaaaaaaaaaaaaaaaaaaaaaagggggggggtgtCCCTCTCAAATCCCATACACAATCAGTGTGAGGAGGAATGTGTAATATTTTAGGTTAGTTTAATGGTGGTTGTAAGATTAGTGAGTCAACATGCAAAAGAAAGGGCTGCCAAAGTGCATCAAATTTGGACACTGCACCCCGCTTGAGGTGTCTTATCCTTTCAAGCTTCGAGAACAATAGAACATCCCTAATCCAGAGAGTATAAGAAGGTGGGTGCTGAGATTTCCAGTGTTTTAAGATTAAACGCCGGgcaataagaaaaagaaatgcagcaaaGTCTGACTTAGAGTTAGAAAGTTTAATAGTGTTAGGTAGGACCCCAAATAAGGCGGCAACAGGGCATGGGTCTAGGTCTATCTGTAGCACGTCTGAAATAGAAGAAAATATAAGATTCCAGTAGGTATGTAAAGAGGGACATGTCCAGAACATATGTAAGAGTGTACCACGGTAACGGCGACACCTGTCACAAAGTGGGTCAGTGTTGGGGTACACACGGGATAGCTTAGATTTTGTCCAATATATACGGTGTAGTAGCTTACACTGAATGACTCCGTGTCTAGCACATATTGACGATGAATGGACCCGACCGAGAATAGTCCCCCACAAAGGCGTCAGGTCTTTACCTAAATCCTGGGACCAAAGAGCTAAAAGAGTCTCATCAGAGGGGGAGCAAAGAGATAGTAAAACATTATAAAGTGTAGATACAACACCACTCATCATCAGGGGTAACTTAAAAATTCTATCAGTAGGAATATCTGCTGGGATATGTGGAAAATCTTTAAATGTCTTTCTATAAAAGTGTCTCACTTGCAAATACCTGAAAAAGTGAGATTGGGGGAGCTCAAACTTGTCAGATAGCTGTTCAAAGGTAGCAAAGATACCCTCTACAAATAAGTCCCTGACAGTACATATGCCCCTCTCGCACCACAGCATAAAAGCACCATCTTGCAATGAAGGAGGAAACAAAGGATTATAACTAATTGGCATACAAAGCGATGGCGTCTTGACCCCTAAATGCTTGCAGAGTTGCTTCCAAATACGTAAAGTGGATGCTACAAGTGTGTTTTTCCCAAATTTAAAGTTAGTTAGAATAGGGGAGCATGTAACTAAGGCACATAAAGTGGTGGGTGCGCATGACAGGGCCTCCATCCGGCACCAGGCAGGTGACGTATCCGAATTTGCTCGCATCCAGTACATAACTATCTGCAAGTTGGCCGCCCAGTAATAGTAAGTAAAATTAGGCAAGGCCATCCCCCCATCTCCCTTAGGCTTCTGCAAGACTGTCTTCCGTAGTCGTGGGACCTTTTTGTTCCAGATAAACTGTAAAATTACAGAGTCTAAGCTATGAAAGAAAGATTTtggaataaaaactgaaatacaCTGGAAAAAATAGAGGAATTTAGGGAGAATGTTCATTTTGACTGAATTTATTCTACCTGCTAACGATAGAGGGAGGATCGACCATCGATTAAGATCATCTTTAGTCTGTGCAAGTAATGTATTAAAGTTCACATCAAAAAGATCTTTATACTTAGGAGTAACTGTGACGCCAAGGTATCTAAAACCATCCTGCGCAATGGCCAGCGGTTCTATTGCCACTGCAAAAAGAAGAGGGGACAGCGGACAGCCCTGTCTGGTGCCCCTATGGAGAGAGAAGTAGTCAGAGAAATTGCCATTAGTGCGTACTGAGGACAGCGGAGAGGAGTAAAGGAGCCGTATCCAGGCTATAAAGCCCTCACCTATACCAAATTCAGAAAGGCAACAAAAAAGATAGGTCCATTCGACTCTATCAAAAGCCTTCTCAGCATCCATGGACACAACCACCTCAGGACATTCCGATGAGCTATTATCATAAATAACATTGAAAAGACGCcgtatattaaaaaaagagtgCCTGTTTTTAATAAAACCTGTTTGGTCTGGGTGTATGATGAAGGGGAGGACAGAGTCCAATCTGAGAGAAAGAGCTTTAGCGAGAATCTTGATATCTGCATTAAGTAATGATATGGGGCGGTATGAGGAGCATAGATTtgaatctttgtttttcttaagtATCAATGAGATAGAAGCTTGCCGTAAAGAAGGGGCAGAATACCAGATAGTAAAGATTCACGGAACATATTTAACAGCAGAGGCACAATTTTTGAAGAAAATTTCTTATAGAATTCTATAGGGAGTCCGTCGGGGCCTGGAGATTTCCCAGATTGCATGGCGCAAATAGCCTTTGTGAGTTCCTCTCCAGTGAGCGCTTGGTCAAGAGTCTCTTTTTGGCTGGGCAAGATGGTAGGCATATCTATTTGACTAAAAAAAGATACTAATGTCTGGGGATCTGCATTTTGTTCAGATTTATAGAGAGAGCTATAAAAATCTTTAAAGAGACTATTTATCTCTAAAGGATCAATTGTAAAGCCTGCAGGGGTAGACAATTTAGATATTAGATTAGAAGTTGTGGCCTGTCTCAGCTGATAGGCTAACAGCTTGGAGGGCTTTTCACCATATTCATAGACAGAGTGTCTAAGCTTTAGCAGTTTAGATTCTACTTGTTCTGTGGCTAAAATATCAAACTCAGATTttaatgtgattatttttttatatcgcTCCTGGGTGGGGGAGGAGGCGTACTCATCGTCAAGCCTAGCTATTTCAGTAAGAAGCTGACCTTGCCGCTCCCTGCGCTGCTTCTCTTGGGATCCAGAAAAACTTATAATTTGACCCCTGATGTAGGCTTTAAATGTCTCCCAAATCAATGAATGGGATACTCCTAGAGAAACATTGGTGGAAACAAAGAAATCAATTTGGTCTGATATAAAATTAACAAATTTTTCTTCTGAAAGCAAGAGCGAGTTAAAACGCCAGGGAGAACGCAAATTAGGCCTCTCTGGGAAAGAAAGCACAAGGGACACAGGGGCGTGGTCAGAGATGACTATAGGATTATATGAGACCGAGCGTATATTGGAAAGTAATTTATCgtccaacagaaaaaaatcaatacgtGAGAAAGAGTGATGTACTGGGGAGAAGAATGAAAATTTTTTGGTTTGAGGATATAGAAACCGCCATGGATCACTGACACCATATTCCTCCATCAAAGACCTGATCACATGACTTGATTTAGAGCTGTGGCCGGGTCTAGTGGAGGATCGGTCTAAATCAGGGTTTAAACAACAATTAAAATCACCACCTAAAATGAGGTGATGGGATTGAAGGTCTGGGATTTCTgaaaaaagtttctgaaaaaagGACTCATTATCCCAGTTCGGCGCATACACACTGCCCAAAACCACAGGCATATTGTATAACCTGCCTGACACAAAAATATAGCGCCCATTGGGGTCCGCTACAGTGTGGACTGCCTTGAATGAAACTGCCTTATGAATTATAATGGCTGCCCCCCTTGACCTGCCAGAAAAGTTAGAATGATATAGTTGCCCAACCCATTTTCGTCTAAGTTTTGCATGTTCCAAAACTCCCAAATGAGTTTCTTGTAAGAAAGCAATCATGGCATGTAGGCTATGTAAGTGGTTAAGCACCTTATTGCATTTGACAGGTGAGTTCAAGCCCTTAACATTCCAACTCACAAAAGGGAGGCTACCTCCCTTTTGTGAGTTGGAATGTTGGAATGAGTCGAAGAGCCTGTGTCTATAGCCATAGAGAGTCTAACCTAATATCAGTAGTACAGCTTAATACAAACAGAGTTAAGGACTGGAAACAGCCCTAAACCTGGTGATGAGACATGAGGGACCACacaaagagggaggagaggggaggggaagaggaaataaatacataaataagtgagtaaacagaaaacaaaaacaaaaaaatgcacaatagttatacacaaaaaaaaaatgttttgaaaacGCAACAACCACAAGCCTGGTACTCCCCCCAAACAGTTCCCCAAACGAACTGCAGTTAAGAACATTGTGTTACCTTCCAGAACTTCAAGAAGCATCCAATGCTTCAACAGGAACATGTGATATACATCTTCAATGAGACtactaaaacacaaataaaatttAAGTATTGGCAGGACAACAGCTATAACCTACAGATAGCATAGTTtgtcaacaataaaaaaaatgataaagggaaaatataagaaaaataaataaaaaagggaaaacaacGGTTAGCCAATGTCACCTCCATTTATGTCATTTACATAGTTAACTAACTAGAGGGTGATCCATCAAATTTCCGTAATAGCCTACTAGGCCCGTTACCTTACATCAGTCATGGCACTGAGTCCACATGAGCACTATCAGAAGCGCCGTCATTCATCTCTTCAGATGAGTCTCCCCGAGTTGAGGTGTGCCGGCGAACAAAGCGCTCCGCCGCAGCTGGGTCCTCGAATCTGTGCCGATCCCCGTTCTGTAAGGTAATTCTCAGATGGCCTGGGTGAAAGTAACCATAGTCTGCAAATGCAGAGTTCCCACGCAGCAGACGCTTCACACCAGCAAACCCCTCGCGCTTTTTAGACTGGGCAACCGTAAGGTCAGGAAAGATATGCACTCGTTTTCCATCATGTTTCAAAGCATCCCCAATTGCTCTGGCTTTGCGAAGAATAGCAATCCTGTCCCTCTGATATAGCAGTCTTATAATCACTGGGCGCGGTGCATCGCCACCCTTTGGCCCGGGACGTAGCGCTCTATAAGCGTGGTCGACCGCTGGCTCGCGGTCAAGTTCCAAAACATCACATAGCCATTTAGCCAGCCAGTTGCATGCATGTGAGCCTTCCATACCTTCCGCTAAGCCAACCACCCTGATGTTGTGGCATCTAGATCTGTTGTCAAGCTCCTCACATTTGACTTTCAGTGACGATACCTCGCTGGTCAGAGTGGTAACAGTGGTCTGCAGGTCTTTCACAGA
The genomic region above belongs to Parambassis ranga chromosome 9, fParRan2.1, whole genome shotgun sequence and contains:
- the LOC114441791 gene encoding uncharacterized protein LOC114441791; translation: MNILPKFLYFFQCISVFIPKSFFHSLDSVILQFIWNKKVPRLRKTVLQKPKGDGGMALPNFTYYYWAANLQIVMYWMRANSDTSPAWCRMEALSCAPTTLCALVTCSPILTNFKFGKNTLVASTLRIWKQLCKHLGVKTPSLCMPISYNPLFPPSLQDGAFMLWCERGICTVRDLFVEGIFATFEQLSDKFELPQSHFFRYLQVRHFYRKTFKDFPHIPADIPTDRIFKLPLMMSGVVSTLYNVLLSLCSPSDETLLALWSQDLGKDLTPLWGTILGRVHSSSICARHGVIQCKLLHRIYWTKSKLSRVYPNTDPLCGPRPMPCCRLIWGPT